From Streptomyces sp. TLI_105, the proteins below share one genomic window:
- a CDS encoding M56 family metallopeptidase, with translation MWVSLALFLLGVLAAVAAPRLLSRADWVEREPVVALWVWQCVVAAVLVSFALSMTFSASAAWKAVRGQVFAGAPRAVVDAYELGTSGPWSAVLAVVLAAGGLWSGAMLGREIGRARARRRRRRCDLLVRSPLLPGERPGSERLVVLEGERADAWWMAGSAPQLVITTAALRRLKGRQLDAVLAHEQGHARARHDWLLHSSAALAAGFPGIPVFAAFREEMHRLVELAADDVASRRFGRLTIALALVELNEDRGVFGPGPAHDADLPQRVNRLLTATPRLTAGRRLRLTAAASLVPVVPVLVAFVPALSALG, from the coding sequence ATGTGGGTCTCCCTCGCGCTGTTCCTGCTCGGCGTCCTGGCCGCCGTCGCGGCCCCCCGGCTGCTGTCCCGAGCCGACTGGGTGGAGCGAGAACCCGTGGTGGCCCTGTGGGTGTGGCAGTGCGTGGTGGCCGCGGTGCTGGTCAGCTTCGCGCTCTCCATGACGTTCAGCGCGTCCGCGGCGTGGAAGGCCGTGCGGGGGCAGGTCTTCGCGGGCGCGCCGCGCGCGGTGGTCGACGCGTACGAACTCGGGACGTCCGGGCCCTGGTCGGCGGTGCTCGCGGTGGTGCTGGCGGCCGGCGGCCTCTGGTCGGGGGCGATGCTGGGCCGGGAGATCGGCCGGGCCCGCGCCCGGCGCCGCCGACGCCGCTGCGACCTGCTCGTCCGCTCGCCCCTGCTGCCCGGGGAGCGCCCGGGCAGCGAGCGGCTCGTCGTCCTGGAGGGCGAGCGGGCGGACGCCTGGTGGATGGCCGGCTCCGCACCCCAGCTGGTCATCACGACGGCGGCGCTGCGGCGGTTGAAGGGGCGTCAGCTGGACGCGGTCCTGGCGCACGAGCAGGGCCACGCCCGGGCGCGGCACGACTGGCTGCTGCACTCCTCGGCGGCGCTGGCCGCCGGGTTCCCGGGGATCCCGGTCTTCGCGGCCTTCCGCGAGGAGATGCACCGCCTGGTGGAGCTGGCCGCCGACGACGTGGCCTCGCGCCGCTTCGGGCGGCTGACGATCGCGCTCGCACTGGTCGAACTCAACGAGGACCGGGGCGTCTTCGGCCCCGGCCCGGCGCACGACGCCGATCTGCCGCAGCGGGTGAACCGGCTGCTCACCGCGACCCCCCGCCTCACCGCCGGGCGCCGGCTCCGGCTGACGGCGGCCGCGTCCCTGGTGCCCGTGGTCCCCGTGCTCGTGGCCTTCGTCCCGGCGCTCAGCGCGCTGGGATAG
- a CDS encoding GNAT family N-acetyltransferase, protein MDTATSQETGRISYREAVLDDVPALVPLVESAYRGDASRGGWTTEADILQGQRTDPEGVAAVITTPGSRLLVVERDGELVACCQLEHRGEAAYFGMFAVRPELQGAGLGKQIIAEAERRVRELWDVREMHMTVISVREELIAWYERRGYRRTGRMTPFPYGDERFGLPQRDDLEFELLIKPLS, encoded by the coding sequence ATGGACACCGCCACGTCCCAGGAGACCGGCCGGATCAGCTACCGCGAAGCGGTCCTCGACGACGTCCCGGCACTCGTCCCGCTCGTGGAGTCGGCCTACCGGGGCGACGCCAGCCGGGGCGGCTGGACGACGGAGGCGGACATCCTCCAGGGGCAGCGCACCGACCCCGAGGGCGTGGCCGCCGTCATCACCACCCCCGGCAGCCGGCTGCTGGTCGTGGAGCGGGACGGCGAGCTGGTCGCCTGCTGTCAGCTGGAGCACCGCGGCGAGGCCGCCTACTTCGGCATGTTCGCGGTCCGCCCGGAGCTGCAGGGCGCGGGTCTGGGCAAGCAGATCATCGCGGAGGCCGAGCGCCGGGTGCGTGAGCTGTGGGACGTGCGGGAGATGCACATGACGGTGATCTCCGTCCGTGAGGAGCTGATCGCCTGGTACGAGCGGCGCGGCTACCGGCGCACGGGCCGGATGACCCCCTTCCCCTACGGCGACGAGCGCTTCGGGCTGCCCCAGCGGGACGACCTGGAGTTCGAGCTGCTGATCAAGCCGCTGAGCTGA
- a CDS encoding phosphatase PAP2 family protein, which yields MRSSAVVSGVLALVLLVLVTVGWSPLLSFDRSVAEALHRSALAHPGFTQVNRILTDWVWDPWTMRALAAAATVVLWWRGERRAALWVAGTSLLAAGSQQAVKALVGRERPYWAEPLDSARYAAFPSGHAMTATVTCGLLLWMLALHWRDEWRGWGTLAGAAVVSVLGVGWTRVYLGVHWPSDVVEGWLIGWCWVAAAVLTYRWNERRGAAHRSPGDDGGGAESGGSRMGERR from the coding sequence ATGCGCTCCTCCGCCGTGGTCTCCGGAGTCCTGGCCCTGGTCCTGCTCGTGCTCGTCACGGTGGGATGGTCGCCGCTGCTCTCCTTCGACCGTTCGGTCGCCGAGGCGCTCCACCGCAGCGCCCTCGCCCATCCCGGCTTCACCCAGGTCAACCGCATCCTGACGGACTGGGTGTGGGACCCGTGGACGATGCGTGCCCTGGCCGCGGCCGCCACGGTGGTGCTGTGGTGGCGGGGGGAGCGCCGGGCGGCCCTGTGGGTGGCGGGGACGAGCCTGCTGGCCGCCGGCTCCCAGCAGGCCGTCAAGGCGCTGGTGGGACGGGAGCGGCCGTACTGGGCCGAGCCCCTCGACTCGGCGCGGTACGCCGCCTTCCCGTCGGGCCACGCGATGACGGCGACGGTCACCTGCGGGCTGCTGCTGTGGATGCTCGCCCTGCACTGGCGGGACGAGTGGCGCGGCTGGGGCACCCTGGCGGGCGCGGCCGTCGTCTCGGTGCTCGGGGTGGGCTGGACGCGGGTCTACCTGGGCGTGCACTGGCCCTCGGACGTCGTGGAGGGCTGGCTGATCGGCTGGTGCTGGGTGGCCGCGGCGGTGCTCACGTACCGGTGGAACGAGCGGCGCGGAGCGGCACACCGCTCCCCCGGAGACGACGGCGGCGGTGCGGAGAGCGGCGGGAGCAGAATGGGAGAAAGACGATGA
- a CDS encoding DUF5134 domain-containing protein has product MHGPALSGWLLVALCAATGVYCLLRTRVCDGEERRAAVGEAVMGFGMAAMALPAAVLTPPEWGWTLYAAVFGAATLHGLLAVRHGGHHLHHLVGSLAMVYMAVAMAAPGAAGAHAGHAAGTAGGIPVLTGGLLLYYVAYVLRSGARLVPVAATAGSGTGAARTTAGSGTGAVRTTSGSGTGAARTTSGGGGRAWATRPELAHACRLSMALAMLAMLVTL; this is encoded by the coding sequence GTGCACGGACCGGCTCTGTCCGGGTGGTTGCTGGTCGCGCTGTGCGCGGCGACGGGCGTGTACTGCCTGCTGCGGACGCGCGTCTGCGACGGCGAGGAGCGGCGGGCCGCGGTCGGCGAGGCGGTGATGGGGTTCGGGATGGCGGCCATGGCGCTGCCGGCCGCGGTCCTGACCCCGCCGGAGTGGGGCTGGACGCTGTACGCGGCGGTGTTCGGCGCGGCGACGCTGCACGGCCTCCTGGCGGTCCGGCACGGTGGTCACCATCTGCACCACCTGGTGGGCTCGCTCGCCATGGTCTACATGGCGGTGGCGATGGCGGCGCCCGGCGCGGCGGGGGCGCACGCGGGGCACGCGGCGGGGACGGCGGGCGGCATACCCGTGCTCACGGGCGGGCTCCTCCTCTATTACGTGGCGTACGTGCTCCGCTCGGGGGCCCGGCTCGTGCCGGTGGCGGCGACCGCCGGGAGCGGTACGGGCGCGGCCCGGACGACCGCCGGGAGCGGTACGGGCGCGGTCCGGACGACTTCCGGGAGCGGTACGGGCGCGGCCCGGACGACCTCCGGCGGCGGGGGGCGCGCCTGGGCGACCCGGCCGGAGCTGGCACATGCCTGCCGGCTCTCGATGGCGCTCGCGATGCTCGCGATGCTGGTGACCCTGTGA